One region of Primulina tabacum isolate GXHZ01 chromosome 1, ASM2559414v2, whole genome shotgun sequence genomic DNA includes:
- the LOC142548999 gene encoding extradiol ring-cleavage dioxygenase-like has translation MMTETFYISHGSPTLSIDDSLPARGFLKSFQQKVFPEKPKSILIISGHWETADPEVNAVEGPSETIYDFYNFPEKMYKLKYPAPGAPKLASRVKELLSESGFKRVHVDKKRGLDHGAWVPLMLMYPEADIPVCQLSVQTEKDASHHFNMGKALVPLKDEGVLIIGSGAATHNLRSMDRQAGNSVTPWAYEFDNWIKEALYEGRYEDVNDYEAKAPYAKAAHPRPEHFYPLHVAMGAAGENTRGELIHTSWSAGTLSYSSYKFTQKS, from the coding sequence ATGATGACAGAGACCTTTTACATTTCCCATGGCTCGCCAACGCTTTCCATTGACGATTCCCTCCCGGCGCGTGGCTTCCTCAAATCATTCCAGCAGAAGGTGTTTCCGGAGAAACCCAAATCGATTTTGATAATATCGGGCCACTGGGAGACGGCCGATCCTGAGGTCAACGCCGTGGAGGGCCCCAGTGAAACCATCTACGATTTCTACAACTTCCCGGAGAAGATGTACAAGCTCAAGTACCCGGCTCCCGGAGCTCCGAAATTGGCGAGCAGGGTGAAGGAGCTGCTTTCCGAATCGGGATTCAAGCGCGTGCACGTGGACAAGAAACGTGGACTGGATCACGGCGCATGGGTACCGCTGATGCTGATGTACCCGGAGGCGGACATCCCCGTGTGCCAGCTCTCCGTGCAGACGGAGAAGGACGCGTCCCACCATTTTAATATGGGGAAGGCGCTGGTGCCGCTGAAAGACGAAGGTGTTTTGATAATCGGGTCAGGCGCCGCTACCCATAATCTGCGGTCGATGGACCGCCAGGCTGGAAATTCCGTGACACCGTGGGCTTATGAGTTCGATAATTGGATCAAGGAAGCTCTTTACGAAGGGAGATATGAAGATGTGAATGATTATGAAGCCAAGGCGCCGTATGCCAAGGCAGCGCATCCTAGGCCTGAACATTTTTATCCGCTGCACGTGGCGATGGGTGCGGCGGGAGAGAATACGAGAGGTGAGCTTATTCACACCAGCTGGAGCGCTGGTACACTTTCTTATTCATCCTACAAGTTCACTCAAAAATCTTGA
- the LOC142549007 gene encoding protein disulfide-isomerase 5-1-like — MIRHRFSILQILLLYCLFVLCSKHDSARAEVIALTTETFNDKVQEKDTAWFVKFCVPWCKHCKNLGTLWEDLGKEMEGEDEIEIGEVNCGTNKPVCSKVDIHSYPTFKLFYNGEEVVKYQGARNVESLKIFALEETEKAATKSQLDNDGEL, encoded by the exons ATGATACGACACCGTTTCAGTATCCTTCAAATCTTGTTGCTGTACTGCTTGTTTGTCTTGTGCTCCAAACATGATTCTGCGAGAGCTGAAGTTATCGCCTTAACAACCGAGACTTTTAATGACAAG GTTCAAGAGAAAGACACGGCATGGTTTGTAAAGTTTTGTGTTCCTTGGTGCAAGCACTG TAAAAATTTGGGGACGCTATGGGAGGATTTGGGAAAGGAGATGGAAGGCGAGGATGAGATTGAGATTGGTGAAGTCAATTGTGGAACAAATAAACCAGTGTGCTCTAAAGTAGATATCCACTCATATCCTACTTTCAAGTTATTCTATAATGGAGAAGAAGTTGTGAAATATCAAG GAGCCAGGAATGTGGAATCACTTAAAATTTTTGCTCTGGAAGAAACAGAAAAGGCAGCTACAAAATCACAATTGGACAATGATGGGGAATTGTAA
- the LOC142549021 gene encoding ATP synthase subunit d, mitochondrial-like, whose amino-acid sequence MSGAGKKVVDVAFKAGKNIDWEGMAKLMVSDEARKEFATLRRAFDEVNSQLQTKFSQEPEPIDWEYYRKGIGSRLVDMYKQAYDEIKIPQYVDNVTPQYKPKFDALLVELKEAEEKSLKESERLEKEIEEVQELKKKLSTMTADEYFAKHPELKKKFDDEIRNDYWGY is encoded by the exons ATGAGCGGAGCGGGGAAGAAGGTGGTGGATGTGGCTTTTAAAGCGGGCAAGAACATCGACTGGGAGGGGATGGCCAAGCTTATGGTATCCGACGAAGCTCGCAAGGAGTTCGCCACCCTCCGACGTGCCTTCGACGAGGTCAACTCCCAGCTCCAGACCAAGTTCAGCCAG GAACCAGAACCTATAGACTGGGAGTATTACAGGAAAGGCATTGGCTCTCGCTTGGTTGATATGTACAAGCAAGCTTATGATG AAATCAAAATCCCACAGTATGTTGACAATGTCACTCCTCAATACAAGCCTAAGTTCGATGCACTG TTGGTAGAGCTGAAAGAGGCCGAGGAGAAATCATTGAAGGAGTCTGAAAGATTAGAAAAAGAAATCGAGGAAGTCCAAGAGTTAAAG AAGAAGCTTAGTACAATGACTGCTGATGAATACTTCGCAAAGCATCCTGAGCTCAAGAAGAAGTTTGATGATGAAATTCGAAATGACTATTGGGGCTATTAG